The nucleotide window GGAAGGTGCCACCGCGGTTGATCATGTCTGAAACGCTGTAGCGGTCGAGATTGATCATCCGATCTTCATACAAACCCAGATAGCCGTCATAAATACCAAATACTTCAAGGCCTTCACTCAGCGCGGAACGGACAACTCCGCGAATGGCTGCGTTCATGCCGGGGGCGTCGCCGCCGCTGGTCAGTACTCCGATTTTTTTGATCATGACAACCTCTGGATTGTTCAAAACTAAGGATTATTCCTGCCTGTCGACCGGTGTGGACCAGCTCGCGATCGCACGGCTTAATAGTTGCAGATAGTATATCAAAGGCTTGATGCTGAATTGATTCAGGTCAGACAAGTTTTCGCTAATTTTTTACAAAGTTGTTAGTAATTCGTCACTTACCTTCACAATTCACTGATTTATAAGCGCTAAAACTGAAAAAAACCCTGCTGATTCTCTGGCACGGCAGAACAGGGGTCCTGATGAATAATCACGTCCGCGCCGGGAAATTTCTGCCTCAGTGCCTGTTCGATTCTGTCGGCCACCTGATGCGCCTGTACCAGCGCCAGATGGTCATCCATCTCCAGATGCAGCTGGATAAAACGTGTCGGGCCTGACTGGCGCGTGCGTAACGCATGCGCCCCGCGCACGCCTGGCCATTGACTGACCAGGGTGATAATCGCCTGTTTTTCATGCTCTGGCAAAGCGCGGTCAAGCAGCGACTGCACTGCTTCATACCCCATGCGCAGCGCGTTATAGAGAATGTAAACACCTATCCCCAGCGCGAACAGCGCATCTGCGCGCACAAACCCATAGCTGCTTAAGCTGAGCGAGACCAGGATCGCCCCGTTCATCACCACATCAGACTGATAGTGCAGCATATCGGCGCGAATCGCCTGACTGCGGGTGCGCCGTACCACCCAGCGCTGAAAAGCCACCAGTATCAGGGTAGATATCAGCGCCACGACGGTCACGACAATACCGACCAGCGGCGCCCGTAAGGTCTCCGGTGAGGCCAGATGCTGGATGCCGGTAAGAAACAGAAACAGTGCCGAACCTGAGATAAACATGCTTTGCGCCAGCGCGGCCAGCGATTCCGCTTTGCCGTGCCCGAAGGTATGGTCATCATCGGCGGGCTGCAGGGAATAGCGCACCACCAGCAGGTTAGTGAGCGAGGCGGCAACATCCACCAGCGAATCCACCAGCGCCGCAAGGACGCTGACCGAACCGGTATACCACCAGGCAAAAATCTTAACAATAAGCAGCAGCGTCGCCAGCGTTGTGGCCGCCAGCGCCGCATGATTAACCAGCTTTGCGTAGGAAGGTTCCATGCCTTGCCTCTTCTGGCAACACGCGAGACGTGTGCGCCGGGTTCAGAGTGAATGACATCAGTTTAACATCGCCTTGCCGGATAGAGGATGACAGAGCAGAGGCCATTGTGCAGGAAAAACAGTCAAAAAAAACCCCGCCATCATGGCGGGGAAGACAGGGATGGTGTCTATGGCAAGGAAAACAGGGATACTATGTTACTGGTTACTGCTGGTACTACTCACTGCATGCAGCGGTGATGAGGGCTGCAATCCTGCGACACGACGCGCTTCCTTCAGGCGCCGCTCAAAATTCTTCTGCAATGTGGCTTGCTGCGACGGGCTTAACAGGTGGTACATCTGGTTCCGCACCCGGGCCATCTCAACCTGCAATTCAACCTGTGCTTTGGCCTGCTTCTCTGCCTGCTGCCGCACGGCGTTTTCATTAAACTGGTCCGCCGTCTCAAGGTCATGCAGGGTTTCAATATCCTGTACGCTCACGACCGGGCGTTCATGGCGCGCTTGCTGCATCAGGTCACGCATTTGTTGCCGCTGTTGTTCAGTCAGCTCAATACCATCGAACATGTGGCTTTGCGGATTTTGCGTCATACTGCCTGACGTCAATCCGCCGTTCTGATGCATCTCGTCAATCGTCGTCGTGTCTGCTGCTTCTGCGCTGGCCTGACTGAGAACCATCGCTGAGGCAATGACGACGGCGGTTAAGTAGCGCATCGTTTACTCCCGGTTCTTTCCATTTTGCGATTCAACGAGAGCCAGTGTACGGCGATAGCTGCAAACATCCGTCAGGGGGTGTAAAACTACGTAAAGCGTTGGATTGCAAGTCATGGAACACGGTATTTTGCCTGCGGAGGGCACTAAAAAATGAATAAAATCCTGTTGGTTGATGATGACCGCGAATTAACTTCGCTGCTTAAAGAACTGCTTGAAATGGAAGGTTTTGAGGTGATTGTGGCCAGCGATGGCGAGCAGGCGCTCAACCTGCTGGACAGCACCGTGGATTTGCTTTTGCTTGACGTTATGATGCCGAAAAAGAACGGTATCGACACCTTAAAAGAGCTGCGACAGCAGCATCAGACACCGGTGATTATGCTTACCGCACGCGGCAGCGAGCTGGATCGCGTGCTGGGGCTGGAGCTGGGGGCAGATGACTACCTGCCGAAGCCGTTCAACGATCGTGAACTGGTGGCGCGCATCCGCGCGATTCTGCGCCGCTCTAGCTGGAGCGAGCAGCAACAGCAGCACGACAACAGCTCACCGACACTGGAAGTGGATTGCCTGCGCCTAAACCCGGGTCGCCAGGAAGCCAGCTTTGATAACGAAACGCTGGATCTCACCGGCACCGAATTCACCCTGCTCTATCTGCTGGCACAGCATTTAGGCCAGGTGGTATCCCGTGAGCATCTGAGTCAGGAAGTGCTGGGCAAACGCCTGACGCCGTTTGACCGCGCTATCGATATGCACATCTCAAACCTGCGCCGTAAATTGCCGGAACGTCGTGATGGTCACCCATGGTTTAAAACCCTGCGCGGACGCGGTTATCTGATGGTTTCGGCATCATGATAGGCAGTCTGACCACCCGCATCTTCGCCATCTTCTGGCTCACGCTGGCGCTGGTGTTGATGCTGGTATTAATGGTGCCCAAGCTCGATTCGCGTCAGATGACGTCACTGATGGAGAGCGAACAGCGTCAGGGCACCATGATTGAACAACACGTTGAGGCCGAACTGTCGCAGGATCCGCCAAACGATTTAATGTGGTGGCGCCGTCTGTTCCGCGCTATCGACAAATGGGCGCCGCCAGGCCAGCGTCTGCTGCTGGTCACCAGTGAAGGCCGGGTGATTGGCGCACAGCACAACGAAATGCAGGTGATCCGTAACTTTATCGGCCAGTCTGATAACGCCGATCATCCGCAAAAGAAAAAATATGGCCGCGTAGAGATGGTGGGGCCGTTCGCGGTGCGCGATGGTGAAGACAATTACCAGCTCTATCTGATTCGCCCCGCCACTAGCTCGCAGCTTGATTTTGTTAACCTGCTGTTTGACCGTCCGCTGCTGCTGCTGATTGTCACCATGCTGATCAGCTCGCCTTTATTGCTCTGGCTGGCGTGGAGTCTGGCACGCCCGGCACGCAAGCTGAAATATGCGGCGGATGAGGTTGCCAGCGGCAATCTGCGTCAGCACCCGGAACTGGAGTCAGGGCCGCAGGAGTTTCTGGCAGCCGGTTCGAGCTTCAACCAGATGGTCAGCGCGCTTGAACGTATGATGACGGCCCAGCAGCGCCTGCTGTCTGATATCAGCCACGAACTGCGCACCCCGCTGACGCGCCTGCAGCTGGCAACCGCGCTGCTGCGTCGCCGTCACGGTGAAGGCAAAGAGCTGGAACGCATCGAAACCGAGGCACAGCGTCTGGACGGCATGATCAATGACCTGCTGGTGCTCTCCCGTACGCAGCATAAAAATGCGCTGGTCAGTGAAGCGATGAAAGCGAATCAGCTGTGGAACGGCGTACTGGAAGATGCGCGGTTTGAGGCGGAACAGATGGGTAAAACCATGGATGTGCCTTACCCGCCGGGCCCGTGGCCGCTGTACGGTAATCCGCATGCCCTGGAGAGCGCGCTGGAAAACATTGTGCGTAATGCGCTGCGTTATTCGCACACTCACATCAGCGTGAGCTTCGCGGTGGATATTGAGGGCATCACCGTGCACGTTGACGACGATGGTCCGGGCGTCAGTCCGGAAGACCGTGAGCAGATTTTCCGTCCGTTCTACCGTACGGATGAAGCGCGCGATCGTGAATCCGGCGGCACAGGTCTGGGTCTGGCGATTGTCGAAACCGCAGTGCAGCAGCATCGCGGCTGGGTTAAAGCCGACGACAGCCCGCTGGGTGGCCTGCGCCTGACGCTGTGGCTGCCGCTGTACTCCGCCCGCCAATAATTGCTATGCTTCGGCCCTCGTTTCCGGGGGCCTTATGCTGAATATCGTTTTATTTGAACCTGAAATCCCGCCAAATACCGGCAATATTATTCGCCTGTGTGCGAACACCGGTTTTCATCTGCACCTGATCGAGCCACTGGGTTTTGCCTGGGATGATAAACGGCTGCGTCGCGCCGGGCTGGATTATCATGAATACACCTCGCTGAAAAAGCACGCCAGCTATCAGGCATTTCTGGCAGCAGAAACGCCGCAACGGCTGTTTGCCCTGACGACTAAAGGCACACCCGCACACAGCGCGGTCAGCTATCAGCCGGGCGACTATCTGCTGTTTGGTCCGGAAAGCCGCGGGCTGCCGGCCGACATTCTTGATGCGCTGCCTGCGGAACAGAAAATCCGCATCCCGATGCGGGCGGAAAGCCGCAGCATGAACCTGTCAAATGCGGTCTCGGTGGTGGTGTATGAAGCGTGGCGCCAGCTTGATTACGCTGGCGCAATGATCAAAGGTTAAATGCCGTCGCCGTATTCGAATCCGGCACCGGTAAAGTGCTGATCCATATCCA belongs to Candidatus Pantoea soli and includes:
- the fieF gene encoding CDF family cation-efflux transporter FieF (FieF, a metal efflux transporter, is a member of the CDF (cation diffusion facilitator) family of transporters.), with product MEPSYAKLVNHAALAATTLATLLLIVKIFAWWYTGSVSVLAALVDSLVDVAASLTNLLVVRYSLQPADDDHTFGHGKAESLAALAQSMFISGSALFLFLTGIQHLASPETLRAPLVGIVVTVVALISTLILVAFQRWVVRRTRSQAIRADMLHYQSDVVMNGAILVSLSLSSYGFVRADALFALGIGVYILYNALRMGYEAVQSLLDRALPEHEKQAIITLVSQWPGVRGAHALRTRQSGPTRFIQLHLEMDDHLALVQAHQVADRIEQALRQKFPGADVIIHQDPCSAVPENQQGFFQF
- the cpxP gene encoding cell-envelope stress modulator CpxP produces the protein MRYLTAVVIASAMVLSQASAEAADTTTIDEMHQNGGLTSGSMTQNPQSHMFDGIELTEQQRQQMRDLMQQARHERPVVSVQDIETLHDLETADQFNENAVRQQAEKQAKAQVELQVEMARVRNQMYHLLSPSQQATLQKNFERRLKEARRVAGLQPSSPLHAVSSTSSNQ
- the cpxR gene encoding envelope stress response regulator transcription factor CpxR — its product is MNKILLVDDDRELTSLLKELLEMEGFEVIVASDGEQALNLLDSTVDLLLLDVMMPKKNGIDTLKELRQQHQTPVIMLTARGSELDRVLGLELGADDYLPKPFNDRELVARIRAILRRSSWSEQQQQHDNSSPTLEVDCLRLNPGRQEASFDNETLDLTGTEFTLLYLLAQHLGQVVSREHLSQEVLGKRLTPFDRAIDMHISNLRRKLPERRDGHPWFKTLRGRGYLMVSAS
- the cpxA gene encoding envelope stress sensor histidine kinase CpxA gives rise to the protein MIGSLTTRIFAIFWLTLALVLMLVLMVPKLDSRQMTSLMESEQRQGTMIEQHVEAELSQDPPNDLMWWRRLFRAIDKWAPPGQRLLLVTSEGRVIGAQHNEMQVIRNFIGQSDNADHPQKKKYGRVEMVGPFAVRDGEDNYQLYLIRPATSSQLDFVNLLFDRPLLLLIVTMLISSPLLLWLAWSLARPARKLKYAADEVASGNLRQHPELESGPQEFLAAGSSFNQMVSALERMMTAQQRLLSDISHELRTPLTRLQLATALLRRRHGEGKELERIETEAQRLDGMINDLLVLSRTQHKNALVSEAMKANQLWNGVLEDARFEAEQMGKTMDVPYPPGPWPLYGNPHALESALENIVRNALRYSHTHISVSFAVDIEGITVHVDDDGPGVSPEDREQIFRPFYRTDEARDRESGGTGLGLAIVETAVQQHRGWVKADDSPLGGLRLTLWLPLYSARQ
- the trmL gene encoding tRNA (uridine(34)/cytosine(34)/5-carboxymethylaminomethyluridine(34)-2'-O)-methyltransferase TrmL, with translation MLNIVLFEPEIPPNTGNIIRLCANTGFHLHLIEPLGFAWDDKRLRRAGLDYHEYTSLKKHASYQAFLAAETPQRLFALTTKGTPAHSAVSYQPGDYLLFGPESRGLPADILDALPAEQKIRIPMRAESRSMNLSNAVSVVVYEAWRQLDYAGAMIKG